The Pontibacter pudoricolor genome contains a region encoding:
- a CDS encoding DeoR/GlpR family DNA-binding transcription regulator, translated as MLTLAERHQHILSSLKQEGQVNVLDLCEKLSVSSVTIRKDLKLLEDKGLLFRTHGGATANNPYTVDRSVNEKEKIQATEKMRIGAAAAGLLVPNDSILIASGTTVLALARNIQPKSNLTVITPSLNIALELNRHPEIEVLQLGGVLRKSSSSVTGPYAESILADFSCSKLFLGVDGIDLDFGLSTTNVMEAHLNRQMIKVSQKTIVLADSTKFGKRGFGKICGFEDIDQIITDSGISDYTVKTLEGMGIKVTIV; from the coding sequence ATGTTAACTTTAGCCGAACGCCACCAGCATATTTTAAGCAGCCTGAAACAGGAAGGACAAGTAAACGTGCTGGACCTTTGCGAGAAGCTAAGTGTGTCGTCAGTTACGATACGTAAAGACCTTAAACTTCTGGAAGACAAGGGCTTGCTATTCCGGACACATGGTGGTGCTACAGCCAACAACCCATATACTGTAGACAGGTCGGTTAACGAAAAGGAGAAGATACAGGCTACTGAAAAGATGCGCATTGGCGCAGCAGCTGCCGGCTTGCTGGTCCCTAACGATTCTATACTGATTGCGTCGGGGACTACGGTTTTGGCGCTGGCACGCAACATTCAGCCGAAAAGTAATTTAACGGTTATCACACCATCCCTTAACATTGCCCTGGAACTTAACCGCCACCCTGAAATTGAAGTATTGCAGCTGGGTGGTGTACTCCGTAAAAGTTCTTCGTCGGTTACAGGCCCTTACGCCGAAAGTATTCTGGCTGATTTTTCGTGCAGCAAACTTTTTCTGGGGGTAGATGGCATTGACCTGGATTTTGGTTTGAGCACGACGAACGTAATGGAAGCGCACCTGAACCGACAGATGATCAAAGTATCACAGAAAACTATCGTGCTGGCAGACTCTACCAAGTTCGGGAAAAGAGGCTTTGGCAAGATCTGCGGTTTCGAGGATATTGACCAGATCATAACCGATAGCGGCATCTCAGATTATACCGTAAAAACCCTGGAGGGCATGGGCATAAAGGTAACTATAGTATAA